The Malus domestica chromosome 06, GDT2T_hap1 genome has a segment encoding these proteins:
- the LOC103436777 gene encoding cyclin-dependent kinase F-4, translated as MLSLNKERAALCSTGRMERYKLIKEVGDGTFGSVWRAINKQTGEVVAIKKMKKRYYSWEECVSLREVKSLRRMNHPNIVKLKEVIRENDILYFVFEYMDFNLYQLMKDKEKLFPEAEVRNWCFQVFQGLAYMHQRGYFHRDLKPENILVTKDVIKIADFGLAREINSQPPYTEYVSTRWYRAPEVLLQSYLYSSKVDMWAMGAIMAELFSLRPLFPGASEADEIHKICSVIGSPTKDSWADGLRLARDINYQFPQFAGVDLSSLIPSASDSAISLITSLCSWDPSKRPTAAEALQHPFFQSCYYVPPSLRSRSTVGRTPPIAGARGAEQQSARRLSGTVSHSKLANSFASPKLHASVGTAVQRKLDMANQDAKKNDKYLKSSPKQQQQQQQKYRPPGKSSPTAVNKGRVAHGVSDTSEKLANMTIGHRRQTVGQLQMRPPPMKAGVQWIGESGNLYLRPVQEIQPGRTYSRKVAG; from the exons ATGCTTTCACTGAATAAAGAACGGGCTGCTTTGTGTTCCACTGGAAGAATGGAGAG GTACAAGTTAATAAAGGAAGTTGGTGATGGCACATTTGGGAGTGTCTGGCGAGCTATTAATAAGCAGACTGGTGAAGTC GTTgctattaaaaaaatgaagaaaagataTTATTCATGGGAGGAGTGCGTAAGTCTACGGGAAGTTAAG TCATTGCGTAGAATGAATCATCCAAATATTGTGAAGCTCAAGGAAGTCATCAGAGAAAATGACATATTGTACTTCGTGTTTGAATACATG GACTTCAACTTGTATCAACTCATGAAAGATAAGGAAAAGCTTTTCCCTGAAGCTGAAGTCAGAAATTggtgttttcaagtttttcagGGCCTTGCTTACATGCATCAGCGTGGATATTTTCATCGTGACCTTAAGCCAG AGAACATATTGGTTACCAAAGATGTCATCAAAATTGCTGATTTTGGACTTGCTCGGGAAATAAATTCACAACCACCATATACAGAATACGTGTCGACACGGTG GTATCGAGCGCCTGAAGTGCTGCTTCAGTCATACCTGTATAGCTCAAAAGTTG ATATGTGGGCAATGGGTGCAATCATGGCTGAGTTGTTTTCTCTCCGTCCTTTATTTCCAGGTGCTAG TGAAGCAGATGAGATACACAAAATTTGCAGTGTGATTGGAAGCCCAACCAAGGATTCATGGGCTGACGGGCTTCGCCTTGCAAGGGATATCAACTACCAATTTCCTCAG TTTGCTGGTGTTGATCTTTCTTCACTGATCCCATCAGCTAGTGACAGTGCAATCAGCCTTATTACA TCACTTTGTTCTTGGGACCCTTCCAAGAGGCCAACAGCTGCAGAGGCCCTCCAGCATCCTTTCTTCCAG AGTTGCTATTATGTTCCGCCATCCCTTCGTTCCAGATCAACTGTTGGCAGGACACCACCAATAG CTGGAGCAAGGGGAGCCGAGCAGCAAAGTGCTAGAAGACTTTCTGGAACTGTATCACATTCAAAGCTTGCTAACAGCTTCGCTTCCCCAAAGTTGCATGCTTCTGTAGGCACAG CTGTGCAGCGGAAACTGGACATGGCTAACCAG GATGCGAAAAAGAATGATAAATATTTGAAAAGCTCTccaaagcagcagcagcagcagcagcagaaatATCGACCTCCTGGAAAGAGCAGTCCTA CCGCTGTGAACAAGGGAAGGGTTGCACATGGAGTTTCAGATACATCTGAGAAGCTGGCAAATATGACAATTGGTCATCGCAGGCAGACTGTCGGGCAGCTGCAGATGCGCCCTCCTCCCATGAAAGCCGGTGTCCAGTGGATTGGTGAGTCTGGAAACTTGTACCTCAGGCCTGTTCAAGAGATTCAACCTGGTAGAACCTATTCAAGGAAAGTTGCGGGATGA